In Caldilineales bacterium, one DNA window encodes the following:
- the tgt gene encoding tRNA guanosine(34) transglycosylase Tgt, whose protein sequence is MPFRYTLHATDGLARLGVFSTPHGDIRTPAFAPVGTQATVKTLSPEEVRGVGADMVLANTYHLYLRPGADQVARFGGLHGFMSWEGPILTDSGGFQVFSLSKLRKVDADGVTFQSHIDGSRHRFTAEMVMEVQAKLGADIIMCFDECADPLDRAYNERALERTHAWAARCAHSQRRPDAQALFGIVQGGIFEDLRQQSAAALAALDLPGYAIGGLAVGETKPQMYATLDATLPFVPADRPRYLMGVGAPDDIVEAVARGIDLFDSVLPTRVARHGAFFTAHGRRNLRNARFADETGPLEPGCDCYACTRFSAAYVHHLIRAEEIFGLRLTTLHNLRFLQRLMQAIRDHIAAGTFDAFKTSFLSEYVAKRDL, encoded by the coding sequence ATGCCCTTCCGCTACACCCTCCACGCCACTGACGGACTGGCCCGTTTGGGCGTGTTCAGCACCCCGCACGGCGACATCCGCACCCCCGCCTTCGCGCCAGTCGGCACGCAAGCCACCGTCAAAACCCTCAGCCCTGAAGAAGTGCGTGGGGTGGGCGCCGACATGGTGTTGGCGAACACCTACCATCTCTACCTGCGCCCCGGCGCCGACCAGGTGGCGCGCTTCGGCGGATTGCACGGATTCATGAGTTGGGAGGGGCCTATCCTCACCGATAGCGGCGGGTTTCAAGTCTTTTCGCTCAGCAAACTGCGCAAAGTCGACGCCGATGGCGTCACGTTTCAGTCACACATCGACGGCAGCCGCCATCGTTTCACCGCCGAAATGGTGATGGAGGTGCAGGCCAAACTAGGCGCCGACATCATCATGTGCTTCGACGAATGCGCCGACCCCCTCGACCGGGCCTACAACGAGCGGGCACTGGAGCGAACGCACGCTTGGGCTGCCCGGTGCGCCCACTCCCAGCGCCGTCCCGATGCCCAGGCCCTGTTCGGCATCGTCCAGGGCGGCATCTTCGAGGACCTCCGCCAACAGAGCGCCGCTGCCCTTGCCGCCCTCGACCTACCCGGCTATGCTATCGGCGGGCTGGCCGTGGGTGAGACCAAGCCGCAGATGTACGCCACCCTCGATGCCACCCTGCCCTTCGTCCCTGCCGACCGCCCGCGCTACCTCATGGGTGTGGGCGCTCCCGATGACATCGTCGAAGCTGTCGCCCGCGGCATCGACCTCTTCGATTCGGTCCTCCCCACCCGCGTCGCCCGCCACGGCGCCTTCTTCACCGCCCACGGCCGGCGCAACCTGCGCAACGCCCGCTTCGCCGACGAGACCGGCCCGCTCGAACCCGGCTGTGATTGCTATGCCTGCACCCGTTTCAGCGCCGCCTACGTCCACCACCTCATCCGCGCCGAAGAAATCTTCGGCTTGCGCCTCACCACCCTCCACAACCTCCGCTTCCTCCAGCGGCTGATGCAAGCGATCCGCGACCACATCGCCGCCGGTACATTCGACGCTTTCAAAACCTCGTTTCTGAGCGAGTACGTTGCGAAACGTGATCTTTGA
- a CDS encoding segregation/condensation protein A, whose product MKSPFRLNPADDYVLRLDVGEDEPFEGPLDLLLHLIEHEELPITAISLTQVTGQYLAYLATLEQRKPEGIADFLVMAARLLYIKSAALLPRPADESDEDDGEDPAEALARQLREYKLFKQKAEMLLDREVSGQRAYVRLAPPPKLEKRLAPGGMQVQALLLAVYEVLRDYEAPPPPVAGITPHQVTVQDKMAALTTQLQGQKVVRFRQFLGQSHSRVEIVVSLLAVLELLKRRLVRVEQPTPFGDILIEALAASEDPKGLGDL is encoded by the coding sequence ATGAAGTCGCCCTTCCGGCTCAACCCGGCCGATGATTATGTACTCCGGCTGGATGTAGGCGAAGACGAGCCGTTCGAAGGCCCGCTCGACCTCCTCCTCCATCTGATCGAGCACGAAGAACTACCGATCACGGCCATCAGCCTGACCCAGGTGACGGGGCAATACCTGGCCTATCTGGCCACGCTCGAACAGCGCAAACCCGAAGGCATCGCCGATTTCCTGGTCATGGCGGCGCGGCTGCTTTACATCAAGTCGGCGGCCCTGCTGCCCCGCCCCGCCGACGAAAGCGACGAGGACGACGGCGAGGACCCGGCCGAGGCCCTGGCCCGGCAATTGCGCGAATACAAGCTGTTCAAGCAGAAGGCGGAGATGCTGCTGGACCGCGAGGTCAGCGGCCAGCGCGCCTACGTCCGTCTGGCCCCGCCGCCCAAGCTGGAAAAACGCCTGGCCCCCGGCGGCATGCAGGTGCAGGCGCTGCTCCTGGCCGTATACGAGGTGTTGCGCGACTACGAGGCCCCCCCGCCGCCGGTCGCAGGCATCACGCCTCATCAGGTCACCGTCCAGGACAAGATGGCGGCGCTGACCACACAGTTGCAGGGCCAGAAAGTGGTGCGTTTTCGCCAATTCCTGGGCCAGTCGCATTCCCGCGTCGAGATCGTGGTCAGCCTGCTGGCCGTGCTGGAACTGCTCAAGCGCCGCCTGGTGCGGGTCGAGCAGCCGACGCCGTTTGGGGATATTTTGATCGAGGCGTTGGCGGCGAGCGAAGACCCTAAAGGTCTGGGAGACCTTTAG
- a CDS encoding glycosyltransferase: MAPFGRGQKQTVARRLLPLAAALAERGHTVAVLIPAWDCPDEAGRVESWRGVEVIAPPLGPAPHPLADPLLLRRLLAAVSAFRPDVVHVSKGLGYAGLAGAVWLRRAGARVFLDQDDLESGAGWGGGRSWPGRWLVERQEGYLLRRAHGVSVASRELAERAIRARGSAEGVLYLPNGLDLAPAPAPVATNPPVVLVYTRGNDLDPDRLRKLWAGILAAVPQARLRVVGDWPAAPDLAQSERWGWLEGEALTAALRSSALALFPVNDDARTRAKSPARLLDCLAQGLPAVTEEVGEYAALTSEAGAPVAAGDDEGLVRVCAQLLLQPEMRRAWGRAAWEGARGQRWERRAAVVVGLYAVDGH; this comes from the coding sequence GTGGCGCCGTTTGGGCGCGGCCAGAAGCAGACGGTGGCGCGGCGGCTGTTGCCGTTGGCGGCGGCGCTGGCCGAGCGAGGGCACACGGTTGCGGTTCTGATCCCGGCCTGGGATTGCCCGGATGAGGCGGGGCGGGTCGAGAGCTGGCGGGGGGTGGAGGTCATCGCCCCGCCCCTCGGCCCGGCCCCCCACCCCCTGGCCGATCCGTTGCTGCTGCGCCGGCTGCTGGCGGCGGTGAGTGCGTTCCGGCCGGATGTGGTGCATGTGAGCAAGGGGCTGGGCTATGCCGGGCTGGCCGGCGCGGTCTGGCTGCGGCGGGCGGGGGCCAGGGTGTTCCTCGACCAGGATGACCTGGAAAGCGGGGCCGGGTGGGGCGGCGGGCGCAGTTGGCCGGGGCGCTGGCTGGTCGAGCGGCAGGAAGGCTATCTGCTGCGCCGGGCGCACGGCGTCAGCGTGGCGTCGCGGGAGCTGGCGGAACGGGCCATCCGGGCGCGTGGCTCAGCCGAGGGCGTTCTTTATCTGCCCAACGGTCTCGATCTGGCTCCTGCCCCGGCGCCGGTGGCGACGAACCCGCCGGTGGTGCTGGTTTATACGCGCGGGAACGACCTCGACCCGGACAGGTTGCGCAAGCTGTGGGCGGGCATCCTGGCGGCCGTCCCCCAGGCCCGGCTGCGGGTGGTGGGCGACTGGCCGGCCGCGCCCGATCTGGCGCAGAGCGAGCGGTGGGGCTGGCTGGAGGGCGAGGCGCTGACGGCGGCGCTGCGCAGCTCGGCCCTGGCTCTGTTCCCGGTCAACGACGATGCCCGCACGCGGGCAAAAAGCCCGGCCCGGCTGCTGGATTGTCTGGCGCAGGGGTTGCCGGCCGTGACGGAGGAGGTGGGGGAGTATGCGGCGCTGACGAGCGAGGCCGGGGCGCCGGTGGCGGCAGGGGACGATGAGGGGCTGGTGCGGGTCTGCGCGCAGCTGTTGTTGCAGCCGGAGATGCGCCGGGCGTGGGGCCGGGCGGCGTGGGAGGGGGCCAGGGGGCAGAGGTGGGAAAGGCGGGCGGCGGTGGTGGTGGGGCTGTACGCGGTGGATGGGCACTAA
- the uppP gene encoding undecaprenyl-diphosphatase UppP has product MSILEAIILGLVQGLTEFLPVSSSAHLVLVPWWLGWTPPPLAFDTTLHLGTLLAVLAYFWRDWWELAQAVLDRLRGRGDEAKWRLALAIVIGVIPAAVIGYLFESFFEAMFSQPTLVAAMLLVTGAILILAETWKRGGLPLANIRLSDAAVIGLAQAAAIIPGISRSGATIAAGLLRGLDRPAAARYSFLLSAPIIFGAGVFQIKNLAGAGIDAIGLTPLLIGFLVAAISGFLAIRFLMRFVQTRSLYLFAVYVWLFGLLSLLRALL; this is encoded by the coding sequence ATGTCCATCCTCGAAGCCATCATCCTCGGCCTGGTTCAAGGCCTGACCGAATTCCTCCCTGTCAGTTCCTCCGCTCATCTCGTCCTCGTCCCCTGGTGGTTGGGGTGGACGCCTCCTCCTCTCGCCTTCGACACCACCCTGCATCTCGGCACCCTACTGGCCGTGCTGGCCTATTTCTGGCGCGACTGGTGGGAATTGGCCCAGGCTGTGCTCGACCGGCTGCGCGGCCGGGGTGACGAGGCCAAATGGCGGCTGGCGCTTGCCATCGTCATCGGCGTCATCCCCGCTGCCGTCATCGGCTATCTGTTCGAGAGTTTCTTCGAGGCCATGTTCAGCCAACCGACGCTGGTGGCGGCCATGTTGCTCGTCACCGGCGCCATCCTCATCCTTGCCGAAACCTGGAAACGAGGCGGCCTGCCGTTGGCGAACATCCGTCTCAGCGATGCCGCCGTCATCGGCCTGGCCCAGGCCGCAGCCATCATCCCCGGCATCAGCCGCAGCGGCGCCACCATCGCCGCCGGCCTGCTGCGCGGCCTCGACCGCCCCGCCGCCGCCCGCTACTCCTTCCTGCTCAGCGCCCCCATCATCTTCGGCGCCGGCGTGTTCCAGATCAAAAACCTGGCCGGCGCCGGCATCGACGCCATCGGCCTGACCCCCCTCCTCATTGGCTTCCTGGTCGCCGCCATCAGCGGCTTCCTGGCCATCCGCTTCCTCATGCGCTTCGTACAGACCCGCAGCCTCTACCTCTTCGCCGTCTATGTCTGGCTCTTCGGCCTCCTGTCATTGCTGCGGGCGCTCCTGTAA
- a CDS encoding rRNA pseudouridine synthase, with amino-acid sequence MRLNKFLAHAGVASRRGADELIIQGRVQVNGRTVYTMGVSVIPGRDRVLVNGREIVLTAAEPITLTLNKPAGYLSTRRDPGGRPTVFDLTPPEYRLLYPVGRLDMDSEGLMLLSDDGDLTYRLTHPSFEHEKEYWVQIRGRVPAPALRKLQKGVELEDGLAAAQVRPLAHIPAEQRFWVEAEPDPRHTWLVFLLHEGRKRQLRRMCEAVDLDVLRLIRVRIASLHIGDLGPGQWRLLTARQRRAIEAIKNQPAPPPKSDD; translated from the coding sequence ATGCGACTGAACAAATTTCTGGCCCACGCCGGCGTTGCCTCGCGACGCGGCGCCGATGAGTTGATCATCCAGGGGCGGGTGCAGGTCAATGGCCGCACGGTGTATACGATGGGGGTCAGCGTCATCCCCGGTCGCGACCGGGTGCTGGTGAACGGGCGCGAGATTGTCCTGACGGCGGCCGAGCCGATCACCCTGACGCTGAACAAGCCCGCCGGCTATCTCTCCACCCGCCGCGACCCTGGGGGCCGGCCCACTGTCTTCGATCTGACGCCGCCCGAATACCGGCTGCTGTATCCGGTGGGGCGGCTGGACATGGATAGCGAGGGGCTGATGTTGCTGAGCGATGACGGCGACCTCACCTATCGCCTCACCCACCCTTCGTTCGAGCACGAGAAGGAATATTGGGTGCAGATTCGCGGGCGGGTGCCGGCCCCGGCCCTCCGCAAGCTGCAGAAGGGGGTGGAACTGGAGGATGGTCTGGCCGCGGCCCAGGTGCGCCCCCTGGCCCATATCCCCGCCGAGCAGCGTTTTTGGGTCGAGGCCGAGCCTGACCCGCGGCACACCTGGCTCGTGTTCCTGTTGCACGAAGGCCGCAAACGCCAGCTCCGGCGGATGTGCGAGGCGGTCGATCTCGATGTCCTGCGGCTGATCCGGGTGCGCATTGCCTCGCTGCACATCGGCGACCTGGGGCCGGGCCAGTGGCGGCTGTTGACCGCCCGCCAGCGCCGGGCGATCGAGGCGATCAAAAACCAACCCGCCCCTCCCCCCAAGAGCGATGACTGA
- a CDS encoding serine hydrolase: MKATSPTTPAHSPSGWRQIGSGALPVGAALLVVVLALLCLAAGPPVIVSGHSDFPLRVSGGQIAAMVAEQQGPAVQASSAALVDRASNATLFAKNGTMPLPMASTTKLMTVLEALKSLSPDQVVGVPGAALVGGASMGLSAGEQVDVLTLLYGALLPSGNDAATALALAAEGDEAGFVARMNQQAAEWGLNQTHFANPTGFDAPGHASSALDLAALGRRALANPLIASIVGQPTAQVGGYTLQNTNELLGVYDGAYGVKTGTTDAAGQVLIAAAKRPSGDALAVVMNSPDRYAEAGRLLDFYFGHWLWRDVGLGHDVLNRITAPDGAVYMLRTPAQPLFLTRWQASQLRMVRQVSFDEANQPSGVLRVWLGEEKLIETGIEFMRVK, encoded by the coding sequence ATGAAGGCTACATCGCCAACGACACCCGCGCATTCGCCATCTGGCTGGCGCCAGATCGGTTCTGGTGCGCTTCCGGTTGGGGCTGCCCTGCTGGTGGTGGTTCTGGCGCTGTTGTGCTTGGCAGCCGGCCCGCCCGTCATCGTCAGCGGGCACAGCGACTTTCCTCTGCGCGTCAGCGGCGGGCAGATTGCAGCGATGGTGGCCGAGCAGCAGGGGCCGGCGGTGCAGGCATCGTCGGCGGCGTTGGTGGATCGGGCCAGCAACGCCACCCTGTTCGCCAAGAACGGCACCATGCCCTTGCCGATGGCCAGCACCACCAAGCTGATGACCGTTCTGGAGGCACTGAAATCGCTGTCGCCGGATCAGGTCGTCGGCGTGCCGGGGGCAGCGCTGGTAGGTGGGGCCAGCATGGGCCTGTCGGCCGGCGAGCAGGTGGATGTGCTGACCTTGCTCTACGGCGCTTTGCTGCCATCGGGCAACGATGCCGCCACCGCTCTGGCCCTGGCTGCCGAAGGCGACGAAGCCGGTTTTGTGGCCCGGATGAACCAGCAGGCCGCCGAATGGGGTCTGAATCAGACCCATTTTGCCAACCCCACCGGCTTCGACGCTCCCGGCCATGCCAGCAGCGCCCTCGATCTGGCGGCGCTGGGCCGCCGGGCGCTGGCAAACCCCCTCATCGCCAGCATCGTCGGCCAGCCCACCGCTCAGGTTGGCGGTTACACGCTGCAGAATACCAACGAATTGCTGGGCGTTTATGATGGCGCTTATGGCGTCAAGACCGGGACGACCGACGCCGCCGGACAGGTGCTCATCGCCGCCGCCAAACGCCCATCGGGCGATGCCCTGGCCGTGGTGATGAACAGCCCCGACCGCTACGCCGAAGCCGGGCGGCTGCTCGATTTCTATTTTGGGCACTGGCTTTGGCGGGATGTTGGCCTGGGCCATGATGTTCTCAACCGCATCACCGCGCCCGATGGGGCGGTGTACATGCTGCGGACGCCTGCGCAGCCGCTTTTCCTCACACGTTGGCAGGCCAGCCAACTCCGCATGGTTCGGCAGGTCAGCTTCGACGAGGCCAATCAGCCCAGCGGTGTGTTGCGGGTGTGGTTGGGTGAGGAGAAGTTGATTGAGACGGGGATTGAGTTTATGAGGGTAAAATAA
- a CDS encoding 1-acyl-sn-glycerol-3-phosphate acyltransferase — protein MKPSRYNPYDAAHPEVVTTRFWRRLWFTVLNWLVGVLLRIDEEGRERAPRTGPLIIYYNHIHAIDPAVILSSMLHWRYVAALGKQESVEMPLIGRFVTDFGVILVARGEADIEALRACQQVLENGHALMIAPEGTRNQVDFSLQAGRRGMAFLVRRTSAVLMPVGVWGTEDFGACLKRGRRTPVTVRWGRPFRLEMPPGLPRKEAEAAATDFAMQELAGLLPEAMRGVYTPPASTPDWVKYV, from the coding sequence ATGAAGCCGTCCCGCTACAACCCCTACGACGCCGCCCACCCGGAGGTCGTCACCACGCGCTTCTGGCGGCGTCTGTGGTTCACCGTCCTCAACTGGTTGGTGGGCGTGTTGCTGCGCATCGACGAGGAGGGGCGCGAACGGGCGCCGCGTACAGGCCCCCTGATCATCTACTACAACCACATCCACGCCATCGATCCGGCGGTCATCCTCTCCAGTATGCTGCATTGGCGCTATGTGGCGGCGCTGGGCAAGCAGGAGTCGGTCGAGATGCCTCTGATCGGTCGTTTCGTCACCGATTTTGGCGTCATCCTCGTCGCTCGTGGCGAGGCCGACATCGAGGCGCTGCGCGCCTGCCAGCAGGTGCTGGAGAACGGCCACGCCCTGATGATCGCGCCGGAGGGAACCCGCAATCAGGTCGATTTCAGTTTGCAGGCGGGCCGGCGGGGGATGGCCTTTCTCGTCCGGCGTACGTCGGCGGTGCTGATGCCGGTGGGGGTGTGGGGGACTGAAGATTTCGGCGCCTGCCTGAAGCGGGGGCGTCGCACGCCGGTGACGGTGCGGTGGGGAAGGCCATTCCGGTTGGAGATGCCGCCGGGCCTGCCGCGCAAGGAGGCCGAGGCGGCAGCCACCGATTTCGCCATGCAAGAACTGGCCGGGCTGCTGCCGGAAGCGATGCGCGGGGTCTACACCCCACCCGCCAGCACGCCCGATTGGGTGAAGTATGTGTAG
- a CDS encoding ATP-binding protein: MFRNRQRELGYLESRYARPGAEFAVLYGRRRVGKSSLIYEWCREKPHLYFFAARLPGQALLHEFGRQLAAALGQPERTFANWDSALFALAELAGEQRFVVVIDEYPYLADSVPGFSTLLQRAWDTVLQHTRLFLCLTGSTFSVVRREILDGSAPLYRRHTWAYELMPLQPSDLAAFFPDLDAEQLIETYAVLGGMPRNLLSFAPELSLMRNIGREILDPSGGLFSEVRLLLHEELKGEVDAYGRVLAALAAGHHRRQDAAAAANLTLASLQHYLNDLVTNGLVEHRLPLNREREDGRLGAYHILDPFLRFWHRWIAPHRALLEIGQRQDETLSEIRNNLPYIVAPVWESLARQHLLTASGRGQIPFSVQEVGSWWARGAQVDLVGVNRADHRVVFGEARWRSTPVTTADLKALMEKGLLWLRGDTARWDVHYAFFARNLGQIETAGMDEENIHLFTPEDVTLAGPRP, translated from the coding sequence ATGTTTCGCAATCGCCAACGCGAGTTGGGCTATCTGGAAAGCCGCTACGCCCGGCCAGGGGCCGAATTTGCCGTCCTCTACGGCCGGCGGCGGGTGGGCAAGAGCAGCCTGATCTACGAATGGTGCCGCGAAAAGCCGCACCTGTACTTCTTTGCCGCCCGACTTCCTGGCCAGGCGCTGCTGCACGAGTTCGGGCGGCAACTGGCGGCTGCGTTGGGTCAGCCCGAACGCACCTTCGCCAATTGGGACAGCGCCCTGTTTGCCCTGGCCGAGTTGGCCGGCGAGCAGCGCTTCGTGGTCGTGATCGACGAGTACCCCTATCTGGCCGATTCGGTGCCAGGCTTTTCGACCCTGCTCCAGCGCGCCTGGGATACGGTGTTGCAGCACACCCGGCTGTTCCTGTGTCTCACCGGCTCCACCTTCAGCGTGGTGCGGCGGGAAATCCTGGATGGCTCGGCGCCGCTCTATCGTCGCCACACCTGGGCCTACGAGTTGATGCCCCTGCAACCCTCCGACCTTGCGGCCTTCTTTCCCGACCTGGATGCCGAGCAACTGATCGAGACCTATGCCGTGTTAGGCGGGATGCCTCGCAACCTGTTGTCCTTCGCCCCGGAACTCTCGCTGATGCGCAATATCGGCCGTGAGATCCTCGATCCGTCCGGCGGGCTGTTTAGCGAGGTGCGGCTGCTGCTGCACGAGGAATTGAAAGGCGAGGTGGATGCCTATGGCCGCGTCCTGGCGGCTCTGGCGGCCGGCCATCACCGCCGTCAGGATGCTGCCGCGGCTGCCAACCTGACGTTGGCTTCGCTCCAACACTATTTGAACGACCTGGTGACGAATGGGCTGGTCGAGCACCGCTTGCCGTTGAACCGAGAGCGTGAGGACGGCCGGCTGGGCGCCTACCACATCCTCGATCCCTTTCTGCGTTTCTGGCACCGATGGATCGCACCCCACCGGGCGCTGCTGGAGATCGGCCAGCGACAGGACGAGACCTTGAGCGAGATCCGCAACAACTTGCCGTACATCGTGGCGCCGGTGTGGGAATCGCTCGCCCGCCAGCACTTGCTCACGGCTTCTGGCAGGGGGCAGATCCCCTTTTCGGTGCAGGAGGTGGGGTCGTGGTGGGCGCGGGGGGCGCAGGTCGACCTGGTGGGCGTGAATCGAGCCGATCATCGTGTGGTGTTCGGCGAGGCGCGCTGGCGCAGCACACCGGTTACAACAGCCGACCTCAAGGCGTTGATGGAAAAGGGCCTCCTATGGCTGCGGGGCGACACTGCCCGCTGGGATGTGCACTATGCCTTTTTCGCCCGCAACCTGGGCCAGATCGAGACAGCAGGGATGGATGAGGAGAACATCCACTTGTTCACGCCCGAAGATGTGACGCTCGCAGGACCAAGACCCTAA
- the cmk gene encoding (d)CMP kinase codes for MTDPTLSPPAAVIAIDGPVASGKSTVGERLARRLGFLYFDTGAMYRAVTQAALARGLAIDDEARITALAEAITIDILPPTVDDGRQYTVLVEGEDITWQIRSPEVVADVSAVAAYRGVRAAMVRQQRRIALAGRVVMVGRDIGTVVFPEAPLKVYLTASAEERARRRFLEMAEREGAEGYESVLAAVRRRDAIDSGRAASPLRPADDAILLDTGPLSIEQVVDVIEALAGERLPGVSTEAFWP; via the coding sequence ATGACTGACCCCACCCTCTCCCCACCTGCCGCCGTCATTGCCATCGATGGCCCCGTTGCCTCCGGCAAGAGCACCGTCGGCGAGCGCCTGGCCCGGCGACTCGGTTTCCTCTATTTCGACACCGGGGCCATGTACCGGGCTGTGACGCAGGCGGCGCTGGCCCGCGGCCTCGCCATCGACGACGAGGCCCGGATCACCGCCCTGGCCGAGGCGATCACGATCGACATCCTGCCACCCACGGTGGACGACGGACGGCAATACACCGTGTTGGTCGAAGGCGAAGACATCACCTGGCAGATTCGCAGCCCGGAGGTGGTGGCCGATGTCTCGGCCGTGGCTGCCTATCGCGGTGTGCGTGCGGCGATGGTGCGACAGCAACGCCGGATTGCCCTGGCCGGGCGGGTGGTGATGGTGGGCCGCGACATCGGCACCGTCGTCTTCCCGGAGGCGCCGCTGAAGGTCTATCTCACGGCTTCGGCCGAAGAGCGCGCTCGCCGCCGCTTCCTGGAGATGGCCGAGCGCGAGGGCGCAGAGGGCTACGAGAGCGTGCTGGCCGCCGTCCGGCGCCGCGACGCCATCGACAGCGGGCGGGCCGCCTCGCCCCTGCGCCCGGCCGACGATGCCATCCTGCTGGACACCGGCCCCCTGAGCATCGAGCAGGTGGTGGATGTCATCGAGGCCCTGGCCGGGGAGCGGTTGCCGGGCGTCTCTACCGAGGCGTTCTGGCCATGA
- the glmS gene encoding glutamine--fructose-6-phosphate transaminase (isomerizing) has translation MCGIVGYVGPRAATPIILEGLQRLEYRGYDSAGLAVLEANGHVAIRRDAGKLANLYERVAESPAEGSIGVGHTRWATHGPPTARNAHPHRDRSGQIVVVQNGIVENFLPLRNELMAQGYEFASDTDTEVIVQLISREYDRSEDLAEAVRRALQLLHGPSAVVALSSHEPDKLVVARLGNAGGVVIGHGRGEMFVASDIPAILEHTRTMSFLENREMAVITREGVRYLDLEGATLPPLRLHEISWDPVSAAKGPYRHFMQKEIFDQPAAITDTIRGRIDFISGAVSLPELNLGAEAARALDKLTIVACGTSYYAGLAGKYIVENLARLPVEVDYSSEYRYRGPIADERTLALAITQSGETVDTLAALEEAKARGARTAAIVNAVGSQAARVSDGVIMMQAGPEVGVASTKAYTTSLVDLFLLGMYLGQQRGVLDAATSQQMASELALLPDKVGRVLENDARYQELARQYAGYRNFLYLGRGINYSTAREGALKLKEISYIHAEGYPAGEMKHGPIALIDENMPTVAIALRDSVYDKMISQVEQVKARNGKVIAVVNPGDEVVARKADSLIEVPETISWLAPVVAVVPLQLLAYHIAVWHGRDVDQPRNLAKSVTVE, from the coding sequence ATGTGCGGTATCGTTGGCTATGTTGGCCCGCGCGCGGCCACGCCCATCATTCTCGAAGGTTTACAGCGGCTGGAGTACCGCGGTTATGACTCCGCCGGTCTCGCCGTCCTCGAAGCCAACGGCCATGTCGCCATCCGGCGCGACGCCGGTAAGCTGGCCAATCTCTATGAGCGGGTGGCCGAAAGCCCGGCCGAGGGCAGCATCGGCGTCGGGCACACGCGCTGGGCTACGCACGGCCCCCCCACCGCCCGCAACGCCCATCCCCACCGTGACCGCAGCGGCCAGATCGTGGTGGTTCAGAACGGCATCGTCGAGAACTTTCTGCCTTTGCGCAACGAGTTGATGGCGCAGGGCTACGAGTTCGCTTCCGACACCGACACCGAGGTGATCGTGCAGTTGATCAGCCGGGAGTATGACCGCAGCGAGGATCTGGCCGAGGCCGTGCGCCGGGCGCTGCAACTGCTGCACGGGCCATCGGCGGTGGTGGCGCTCAGCAGCCACGAGCCGGATAAGCTGGTGGTGGCGCGGCTGGGCAACGCCGGCGGGGTGGTCATCGGCCACGGGCGGGGCGAGATGTTCGTCGCCTCCGACATCCCGGCCATCCTGGAACACACGCGGACGATGAGCTTTTTGGAGAACCGGGAGATGGCCGTGATCACCCGCGAGGGGGTGCGCTATCTCGACCTGGAGGGCGCGACCCTGCCGCCGTTGCGCCTGCACGAGATTTCCTGGGACCCGGTGTCGGCGGCCAAAGGCCCCTACCGGCACTTCATGCAGAAGGAGATCTTCGACCAGCCGGCGGCCATCACCGACACCATCCGCGGGCGGATCGATTTCATCAGCGGCGCCGTCAGCCTGCCGGAGCTGAACCTGGGGGCCGAGGCGGCTCGCGCCCTGGACAAGCTGACCATCGTCGCCTGCGGCACGTCGTATTACGCCGGGCTGGCGGGGAAGTACATCGTCGAGAACCTGGCCCGGCTGCCGGTGGAGGTCGATTACTCGTCCGAATACCGTTACCGGGGGCCGATTGCCGATGAACGCACGCTGGCGCTGGCGATCACACAGTCGGGCGAGACGGTAGACACGCTGGCGGCGCTGGAGGAGGCGAAGGCGCGCGGGGCGCGCACGGCCGCCATCGTCAATGCGGTCGGGTCGCAGGCGGCCCGCGTCAGCGATGGGGTGATCATGATGCAGGCCGGGCCGGAGGTAGGGGTGGCCAGCACCAAAGCCTACACCACCTCGCTGGTGGACCTGTTCCTGCTGGGGATGTATCTGGGCCAGCAGCGCGGCGTGCTGGATGCCGCCACCTCGCAGCAGATGGCGAGCGAGTTGGCGCTGCTGCCGGACAAGGTGGGGCGGGTGCTGGAGAACGACGCCCGCTATCAGGAGCTGGCCCGGCAGTATGCCGGCTATCGTAATTTCCTCTACCTGGGCCGGGGGATCAACTACTCGACGGCCCGCGAGGGCGCGCTCAAGCTGAAGGAGATCAGTTATATCCACGCCGAAGGCTACCCGGCCGGGGAGATGAAGCACGGCCCCATCGCCCTGATCGACGAGAACATGCCCACGGTGGCCATCGCCCTGCGCGACAGCGTCTACGATAAGATGATCAGCCAGGTGGAGCAGGTGAAGGCGCGCAACGGCAAGGTGATCGCGGTCGTCAACCCCGGCGACGAGGTGGTGGCGCGCAAGGCCGACAGCCTGATCGAGGTGCCGGAGACGATCTCCTGGCTGGCCCCGGTGGTGGCGGTGGTCCCCCTGCAATTGCTGGCCTACCACATCGCCGTCTGGCACGGGCGAGATGTCGATCAGCCGCGCAACCTGGCCAAGAGCGTGACGGTGGAGTAG